ACATGGATACTCATGAATTAGACACTTTTGTGGATATTTTTCAATGTGTAGTAGGCGATTTCCCTGTCAAGTACCTAGGAATTCCTTTGCATTTTGAAAGCTTAAGGATTTTCAGTTAGAACTCCTTTGGTTTGGAGGCAtattgtaggaatttcataggataagatttctataggaaaaattctTGCAGAGCTCTTTGGTTTGTACGAATAGAATCTTATTTCTATAGAGGAATTCtttctatcctccacatttcatagaaaaataaacattagcctagactcaatggaaaaactCTTGACATGTGAACCAAAGAAAATCTCCTTTCATATAACTATTCagaggatttgagatacatgtcatctcatttcctataacTATTCTATTCCTATGATTTTCCCTTTATCGTAAAAAAAACCTTTTATCgtattcctatgattttcctaccctaggAACCAAAGGAGGCTAAATTATAAGATTGAACTACGGATCATAGCCTTTAATTGATAAGATTCTTGGTTGAATTTAGCATGATGATACTTTGTTGTCATCTCTAACTGGAAAAAGGGAGGCCATTATAGCGCTAATGCTAGCGGTCAACTATTTGAGCTTCTTGTAGCGACTGTATCGCTCATACAAAATGTTGTAGGGGTTTCACGagttttttaaaattcataaaaaaattcaaatcatatccaaaaatcaaatttgtgatttaaaaaaatcatgattttttaaatATGCAGacaaattttcaaattcatgaactttttccaaattcatgaacatattttcacTGAAATTTTCAAATCTCGTACTGAACAATTCCAAGATTTTGAAAAAAGGTGAGATTTTTTCAAATCTTGTCCACGGAGcaattttcaaattcaggaaaaaaTTTTACTCGACATTTTTTCAAACCCCGTTCACCGAACAAGTTTCAGATTCGCGTACATTTTTCACTAAACATTTTTTTATTTGAAACAAGCGAACGATTCTTAAGTCCTTCAACAAAGTTACAAACATTTTTAAATCTCGTTCAGAGGATAATTTTTGAATtcctgaacaattttttaaaagcaTGAACAAATTTAAAAATTGGAATATTTTCTGAAAAAGCAAACAAATTTTGTAACTTCAAACAATTTTTGAAGActtttaaattttttgaaatttgtgaagttttcaaaaataaaaaagatATGAATAGAAAAAAGTGGAAAATCTTCTCGTACAAGGATATATTCTTTTTACATTGACAGTTTCTAGAGAAGTAAGTTCAGATCTAATTTTAACTGATTCAAAATCTTTATTATATGCCAACATGATGATCTCTCTGCTCTACTGTAAGAAGAGCACACATGCCATCTTCAAAATGTGAACCTAATTGTTTCAACATGGATCCTGCTAGATCACTGCAGAAATGCAACACATTTGGCGCCTTTCCAGTGGTGTGAAGTTTTAATTGCTGTACCAGATAAAAACTTAACTCTCAGAGATATCATTTAACTCCCAGAGGTTTTTCTTGAAAAGATGCATCATTAATTTACGAGAATGGTCGATCGGACCAACGATCTGCTGTTCAGTCTATAGATCGAAAGAGGAAAGCAATCCGTGGAACAGACCCAAATCGGAACTCAGTTGAGATAGAATTGGTTTGAGGGAGAGGTAAAGTGTGTTCTTGACCGTAAACAAAGTCGCCCTAAAAAAAAATTTGGTAGTACTTGTTTATAGATTACTAGAAACTTTGTTAATGGCCTACTTTTGTTGCAAATCATCTCTGTAGTTCCTTTTAACTTGTTTTAATAGCCAGAAGAAGCACCTCCACTTGTGACGTTGGACCATATGCACTATCTGAACCAATACAACTTGATTCTGTGTAGTTGTTGGGTACAGAGAATATGCTGATAAAAGCCAACTTCCTTGATCAATTACCAATGCTTTGTTGAAACTGCTCAAATTTTTAACCGCAAGTAGTTAAGCATTTTACTAAGTGCTCTTCCTCATCTGAAATGTCACCACCTTTGTCTTCTGGTTACGCACATCAGAGGTTAAATCACTGAAGTATAATTTCGCTGTCTGAAGTTTGCTGCAATACTATAATATCAGCAGTTCACAGTTTGGCCCGGTCTTGAATGTGAAGGGTGCCATCATTATCTTCAGAATCTTCTTCAGCAACATTCTTATATAATTTATAACTTGTTCTGCACATAAAGATATCGACACGGCTGTAACTTCTCTTCTTCTGTAGTTAAACAACTCTCGTCATGGTCCTAGCAGTTTACTTCTCTGTAATGTAGTGTAATGAGGCTGCAGTTGCCTTAGTCAAACGTGGCACTAGATAGAAGTCTACTAGAACTGAGTTTGATGCAAGTTTCCTCTGCCAATTATACCCTGCCGCCTTTGTGATAATTGTCGTCATTTAAAAATTGGTTCAATTGTTGTCTTGTTTTTGGTAGCATAATCAGAGGCAGCAAAGAAAAATGTGCTCCATTTCTCACTATTTATAATGTCATTCTACAATCCAACAACAAATATGTATAGTTTCTAAGATGAATGGTGATTAAGAATGTGAATGTGCGATAATATCATATCCACAAAATCTGTGCACTTCCTCTTTGGCTTTACATCTTCTTTGCTTCCCAATTTTCCCTTGTATAATATCCTCACTTTTGTTTAGGATGATGTTTGGCCAATATAAATGGGTGTATTGGGTTATCATATATACGAAAATCAGCGTTGATATGCTCTTTCTATTGGATGGACTGATTGTGCTTCTTTTGTTTTTGCTAGAAAAATTTGAGGTTGGGAAAATGCTGATTGCCCAACCCTGAGGAAATAGAGCCATTGCCAGAGTACTGGAAGATTTTCGCCATTCAGGTGCTTCACCAGGTCCAACCACTCATGTTTTTTTCACTAGTTAATTGGTTTGGATTCTGGGTTCCTCAGTAAGTTAATTGGTGTAGGCCATGATTTCTTTTCTGAAGAAATGTGGGGCTCAATCATTTGATTACTTCTTGGCTTATAGTACAATAAGGTATGGCATTTTATGCCATCTGAGCAGCTGCAATCAGCGGTTTTATGGAGATCTTACAATAATGGTGTTTAATGATCATGTATGAGATGGACATGGAACAGGAATACAGTGTTGAGAAAAAACCACGACAACTCCGGTGCGCCACCGATGAAGGTCAAGGGATCCACACTACTGGTGAGTTTGGGCCACCAGAGCCTGAACCAAGTCTGGGGCCTGGAAGAAGTACCCCATATGGTGCAATGCAATGCTGTGGTGTTGATGTGTTGTTGTCACTTGGTTACTCTGCTTGCTTGTACTATTAGCAGCTCCTTGCTACTGTTAATCTTCAAAGTATCATATAAGTTAGATGGAAGATGGAGATCTGTAAATTTATTTATTCAGAGATTGATGTCAGACTAGTAGTCCTTTAAATTTATGTTTTTCGTGCTACTAGAATTGATATAAATTACCCTAAGAAAAGAAATGATAGAAACTGAGGATAAATACATGAAAAACAAAGATTCAACAAACTTCACTGAATGCATCGGCTCCTGATCTTGCGATGCTTGCCATGACATTGCTTGTAAAAAGCCGTGCTTATTTAAAATGAATAGCATATGTCTGCCATTCACAATGTTTTGAAATGTAAGCACGATCCATAACTCAAGTGAAAACAAAGGCAATCCAGTTTTGAGTAGCAGCTTACTCATCATAATAAGCTGTAAATCCACCCACATTAATACCACTGGTCGAAACCAAGCTTGTCTTTGTTAAGACATGGGCtgtatttgaaatttgaatttcatAGCATGACATACTCCTAAAACACGAAGACAGAAGTTTTTTTtccgaaaaggaggatgacccccgacaCGAAGACACAAAGACAGAGGTAGCAGATACAAAGAGCTCTTGTTCTTGTAAATAACCCTAACCAAACCATCCAACGCAGCCAGCAGCAGAAGGCAGCTCATCTTCAAAGTCTTTCTGGGAGGCAAAAGTAGAGAGACCATCTTTCTTGACGCCATTTGGTTACATCATCGTACCACCAGCAACTGCTTGTGGGGCTTCATCAGAGGCCGGCAACCGGCCCCATGCTGCACCGTAACAAAGGATTGATCAGATAACATGACGAACAAAACAGGGAAAGGAGCGCACTTTGCCCCCTCAAAATAATTTCATCTTTAGCTGTCCATATCAACCAAACTATCGACGCGTTTGGTTCGGCCCGGGTAACGTATTCGCTTTGCCGTAACAAGACCCGCTGCTTCCGATTAATTTTTCGCAATACGCTGTTTGTTTGGTTGATGCGACCAGAGTCCTGATGATTTTCTAATCACCTCTGTATCGAGCGGTTTCGATTTTCTGAAACGCTGTATCGGAAAGCGCTGTTACGGAAAACGTTGGCAGCGAAACAAACGCTAGCTATGGTTTCGCAAATCGCTCTAATCGGAAGCCGCGCATTTTTGGCCGAACCAAACACGTCGTATATATAGAAGATGTAATGCATCCGCGATTGGAGGTACACAACAACGAAAACTGCTAAGGGGTCCTGATTAGCAAAGCTTTGACTAAGCTAACTAACTCTTGAGCATAACCAGCAAAAACCATATATACTAGAGCATCCAAACAAAAACATACAGGATACAGCCCCTACTACACATTCACCATTGAGTTATCTGGTCAGCTGCCTACTTAATCAGCACCAACTACTCTTTCTTTCCTCTGGCTTGTATCAACATCAAAGACGGCATGACAGGAAAAATCACAGAGACTACTCGTGGTTGACTACAATAAGGCAACTCTGCGGTATGACTCAGCATCAGAATAATGTAGCAGTACTGCATATATCTAGACGCAGAAAACCAGAGAAGGCGAGCAGACCTGAATACAAATATCTATCTACCTAAGCAGAAAATGAGAAGAATAAAGCAACGTAGAACATATTCATCGACGTATTTGGGCGCTCTTGAACTTAAACTACTCAACAATGTAAGCCACAAGCAAAAACACTGAAATTCTAGTCAATGGCATGTTTAGCATTCATATCTTGGTGCACGTGTTTGAAAAAACAGTACGAGATAGTCTGTATGTACCTCCAATGCAGAACCTCGTGTAGGGCATGACCTTTTCAATGCTAAATTCACCCATCTTGTTGGCTCGGCCTGAATTAAGCTCAACTGCGTACAACCCAGCCGGAGTTCTGAGGAAGATTACCCTAACTCCTTCAGCAAAACCAACCGTCCACACATCCGAGCTCGACATGTCCAAGAGGGCATGAGGAGGGAGCAACGGCTCGAGCTCGACGACCCTGCGTCGTGCCCATGCCGCAGCTCCTCCAGGACCAGCCTCCATTGACCATAGATAGAGTCTAGGCTTGCGCACTGACGCAAACAGCAGCATGCCATCCTCCACACCCAGGAGGTCAAGGTATCCCTGGTCCAGGATCTCTGGCGCCTTGATCACAGACAGTTGTTGCTCACGAATGTTGTACTCCACGACACTGTCACCCTCATAATTGGGGACATATACCTTATTATTTCCCACCACAGCAGTGCGCCCCCCGGTATCGATTTGAAGACCCGGGGTCTGAACGGAGATCATGTCGCTCCACTGATGAGTCTCCGACGAGTAGACAGTGGCGAGGGTAATGCTTCCTTCATCCGCAGAGCCCACCAGGGCCACGAGGAAAGGGCCACCATGGCAGTCGAGGTGGTCACATCGGTCTATGGCGCAGAACACCGTGGCATTACAGTGTATGCTGCCGTTGTAATAGTCGTCGGGGTCGTCGCCCGGCCAGTGCATGATGTCGTGGCACTTGGGGTCGTCGTCGATCTCCCGCCAGTTGTCGGTGACGAGGTCGCAGACATCGAAGGGGGCATGGTACCCAGGGGCGTAGAGGAGGGCGAGGCCGTGCCGGGAATCAAGAACGTGGCAGTCCCGGTGGTCATGGGATGCCGGCCGGCGGAAGGTCGAGGTGGAGACAAAGCGGTTGCCCCTGCGGTATTCGTTGTGGAGGAAGCCCAGCATGGGCGGCGCCCCGTGGAGAGCGCGGTAGCCGCGGGCGAAGCCGGGGTCGGAGAGGATGGCGCGCCAGCCCCtgcagacggcggcggcgcggatgaGGCTCCTGGGGTCGTCCGCCGGCAGGCGCATGAAGACCGCGCGCATGGCGTCGTCAACCAGCGCCGGCGGACTCAGCGGCATCGCCATGGGGGTGATGACCTTTTCAATGCCCTGTTCATCATGCACCTTGTTGGCTAGTCTGTATGTACCTCCAGTGCAGAACCTCGCGTAGGGCATGACCTTTTCAATGCTAAATTCACCCACCTTGTTGGCTCGGCCTGAATTAAGGTCAATTGCGTAACACCCAGCCGGTGTTCTGAGGAAGATGACGCTAACCCCTTCCGCAAAACCAACCGCCCAGATGTTCGACTCCGACATGTCCAAGAGGGCACGGGGAGGGAGCAATGGCTCGAGCTCGACGACCCTGCGTCGTGCCCATGCCGCAGCTCCTCTAGGACCAGCCTCCATTGACAATAGATAGAGTCTAGGCTTGAGCACGGACGCAAACAGCAGCATGCCGTCCTCCACACCGATGAGGTAAAGGAATCCCTGGCCCAGGTTCTCTGGCACATTGATCACAGATAGTTGTTGCTCACGAATGTTGAACTCCACGACACTGTCACACTCATAACTGGGGACATAGACCTTATCTCCCACCACAGCAGTGTGCCCTCCGTCATCGGTGAGCAAACCAGGACTCTGAACAGAGATCATGTGGCTCCACTGACGAGCCTCCGACGAGTAGACAGTGGCGAGGGCAATGCCTCCTTCCTCCACAGAGCCCACCAAGGCCACGAGGAAAGGGCCGCCATGGCAGTCGAGATGGTCACACCGATCTTTGGCGCAGAGCACCGTGGCATTACAGCGTACCCCAGTCCCGCTGAAGAAGTCGTCGGGGCCGTCGCCCGGCCAGTGCATGATGTCGCGGCATTTGGGGTCGTCGTCGATGTCCCACCAGTCGCCGGTGACGAGGTCGCGGGCCTCAAGAGGGGGGTCGTACGCAGGGGCGTAGAGGAGGACGAGGCCGTGCCGGGAGTCGAGGACCTGGCAGTCTGGGCGGTCCTGGGACGCCCGCCGGCGGAAGGTCGAAGTGGGGACGAAGCGGTTGCCGGCGCGGTACTCGTTGTGGAGGAAGCCGAGCATGGGCGGCCCGCCGTGGAGCGCGCGGTAGCCGTGGGCGAAGCCGGGGTCGGAGAGGATGGCGCGCCAGCTCCTGcagacggcggcggcgaagacgaggCTCCTGGGGTCGTCCGCCGGCAGGCGCATGAAGACCGCGCGCATGGCGTCGTCGACCGGCGCCGGCGGCCTCATCGCCATGGGGGTGGCGGGCGCCGAGCGAGCAGGGGGGGCGTGGAGATCGGGATGATGGCCCGTCGGCCGTCGGGAGTTGGGGAGGGATGGGGAAAAAGATGCGGTTGCGGCGGCTGAGTCGGGGTCAGGGGTGGGGGCGTGACCTAGGCGGCGTCTCTAATTGGGCCGGGATGAATTCGGCTTCTTCGGTTATAACCTGCTAAAATAACGATTTCTGTTTAAAAAAACATGTGTGTGTTAATGTTAAAATAACGAACCGATTGAATTTTGTTTGGTCAGTCCCAGTAACACAGCAAACTTTGCTAAAAAAAATAGTAACACGGGAAACCGAATCTTCCTGTGCACCGAAAACCCGAATGTTATTCCATCTAAGAAATGGAAAATCGAATGTTATGCCATGATAATGATAATGGGACGCACCATGTATACCGTCAACAAAACAGCTTTTATGACATAATTGCTACACACAGCCTGTCTATGCATTTCGCGGTTTCATGCCAAGATATGGATGGAGACCGACGCATTGTGCCCAATGTGTGCACGGCTAAACTTGTTAAATAAGGAGGAGAATGGCTTTCTTTCTTATGCTGGTAAAGGTTTAGGACAGGGCGACCCTTTGTCTCCTCTCTTGCTTAACCTGATAGTAGATGCCTTCTCTGGAATGTTACTCAAAGGCTCTCAAGCAAGTTTGATTAGTGGGGTTATCTCCTAATTTAGTGGAGGGGGTCATGTGCCTGCAATATGGAGACACACCCTCCTTTTTTGGAGAATGGTCATTGAATATCTCTTAGCCATAAGTGGATTTTGGCTTCTTTTGAACAAGTTTCTGAAATGGGGGTTAATTATCACAAGACTGCTTTGGTGCCTATTAACATGGATACTAGTGAATTACATGCTTTTGCGGATATAGTTTAGTGTGTAGTAGGTGATTTCCCTATAAAGTATCTGGTAATTCGTTTGCATTTTGAAAAGCCTAGTACAGAAGATCTTCAACCTTTAATTGATAAAGATTCTTGCTAAGATTCAGTACTACATATCATAGCCTTTAATTGGCAAGATTCTTGGCTGAATTTAGCATGATGATACTTTGTTGTCATCTCTAACGGGAAAAAGGGAGGCCCTAGCACCAGCGATCAACTATTCGAGATTCCTTAAGCTCCTCAAACAAAAAAATGTAGGGATTTTGCATTTCTttcaaattcacaaatattttccaaatatcgtTCACATTTCAAATTCATGACCTTTTTCTAAATTTCGAAAAAAATATTGAAAACCCGaataattttcaaattcatgaacatttttttactggaaaatTTTCAAATCTCGTTCATCGTACAAATTTCAAGTTCATAAAGTTTTACATGAACTTGAAAAAAAACGTGAACACTTTTCACTAAACAATTTTCAAATCTTGTGAATGTGTAAttcttcatgaagttttgcatgacttGAAAACCACTCACTctctattttttttttcaaattcatgaacattttccacTGGACATTTTTAAAATCTCGGTCGCTGAACAATTTCCAGATTCACAAACATGCTTCACTAAATATATTTTTCGAAATAatcaaacaattttcaaattcatgaaattttccaaatttacGGACATTTTCAAATCTCATTCACTTGACAAATTTTAAAttcgtgaacaatttttaaaagcatgaagaaaattttaattatgaacatttttttaaaacaaacaAAATTTGTAATTTTGAATAATTTTTCGAGATTTTTCacattttttaaatttatgaagtttttaaaacaaaaaagagaagaaaataaaaagggaaaggaacataggaaaaatgaaaataatctaaaataaataaataaaaggtaaaCCGAAAAATGAGTAAAAAAAGGTTCGGAAACCTTCAAAGATTTCTAAAACTAATCTGCACCTCTCCTAGTGGTTCGACGCATGCTTCGTTACGATTCCTAATGGGTTGGCTCATGTTCCTATGCTAGTGGGCGATTGGAGTTTTAATGCTCACAATGAGTGATACATGTCATTACTGGTGAACAAAGACTGAAAGAACGCCAGGCGGTTGGGCCTTGCCATCCAGGCATCTCTAATTGGGCCGGGAGGGCTTGTACTCAACATGTGGGGCGGGATGAATTCGGCTTCTTTGATTAACCAGCTAAAATACCAAACTGACCGAATTTTTTTGGTGAGTAACACAGGAAACCGAATTTTCCTGTACACCGGAAAAAATGAATTTAACATATGGAATACACCATGCACCATGACAGCCAagcagttgttggaaatatgccctagaggcaataataaaatggttattattatatttccttgttcatgataattgtctattgttcatgctataattgtattaactggaaaccgtaatacatgtgtgaatacatagaccacaacatgtccctagtaagcctctagttgactagctcgctgatcaatagatggttatggtttcctgaccatggacattggatgtcattgataacgggatcacatcattaggagaatgatgtgatggacaagacccaatcctaaccatagcacaagatcgtgtagttcgtttgctagagcttttctaatgtcaagtatcatttccttagaccatgagattgtgcaactcccggataccgtaggaatgctttgggtgtaccaaacgtcacaacgtaactgggtggctataaaggtgcactacaggtatctccgaaagtgtctgttgggttggcacaaatcgagactgggatttgtcactccgtatgacggagaggtatctctgggcccactcggtaatgcatcatcataatgagctcaatgtgactaaggagttagtcacgggatcatgcattacggtacgagtaaagtgacttgccggtaacgagattgaacgaggtattgggataccgacgatcgaatctcgggcaagtaacataccgcttgacaaagggaattgtatacgggattgattgaatcctcgacatcgtggttcatccgatgagatcatcgaggagcatgtgggagccaacatgggtatccagatcccgctgttggttattgaccggagagtcgtctcggtcatgtctgcgtgtctcccgaacccgtagggtctacacacttaaggttcggtgacgctagggttgtagagatattagtatgcggtaacccaaaagttgttcggagtcccggatgagatcccgaacgtcacgaggagttctggaatggtccggaggtaaagatttatatatggaaagtcttgttttggtcgccggaaaagtttcgcgcattatcggtattgtaccgggagtgccgaaaggtgtccgggagtccaccaagggggtccacctaccccggggggccacatgggctgtaggggtgtgcgccttggcctatatgggcaaggggcaccagccccaagaggcccatgcgccaagagataagggaagggagagtcctaaagggggaaggcacctccgaggtgccttggggaggatggactcctccctggccgcacccttccttggaggaagggccaaggctgcgcccccctctcccttggccctatatatagtggggggaagggagggcagccgcaccccaagccctggcgcctccctctccctcccgtgacacatctccctcctctcgcagcgcttggcgaagccctgttggaatcccgctactaccaccaccacgccgtcgtgctgctagatctccatcaacctctcctccccccttgctggatcaagaaggaggagacgtcgctgctccgtacgtgtgttaaacgcggaggtgccgtccgttcggcgctaggatcatcggtgatttggatcacgacgagtacgactccatcaaccccgttctcttgaacgcttccgctcgcgatctacaagggtatgtagatgcactcctctctcgttgctagatgactccatagattgatcttggtgatgcatagaaaattttgaattattgctacgttccccaacaacagttTCTATGGTGTATTTCACACAACAGCCTTCCTGCTAGTTTCGGGATTCAACACCGATGTATGGGTGTAGATCGACGATGCATTATGCCCAACGTGTGCACGACTAAATGAGGATGGAGCTCAATTGTTTGCATGGTTTGATATGGACT
This window of the Triticum aestivum cultivar Chinese Spring chromosome 5D, IWGSC CS RefSeq v2.1, whole genome shotgun sequence genome carries:
- the LOC123122435 gene encoding uncharacterized protein yields the protein MAMRPPAPVDDAMRAVFMRLPADDPRSLVFAAAVCRSWRAILSDPGFAHGYRALHGGPPMLGFLHNEYRAGNRFVPTSTFRRRASQDRPDCQVLDSRHGLVLLYAPAYDPPLEARDLVTGDWWDIDDDPKCRDIMHWPGDGPDDFFSGTGVRCNATVLCAKDRCDHLDCHGGPFLVALVGSVEEGGIALATVYSSEARQWSHMISVQSPGLLTDDGGHTAVVGDKVYVPSYECDSVVEFNIREQQLSVINVPENLGQGFLYLIGVEDGMLLFASVLKPRLYLLSMEAGPRGAAAWARRRVVELEPLLPPRALLDMSESNIWAVGFAEGVSVIFLRTPAGCYAIDLNSGRANKVGEFSIEKVMPYARFCTGGTYRLANKVHDEQGIEKVITPMAMPLSPPALVDDAMRAVFMRLPADDPRSLIRAAAVCRGWRAILSDPGFARGYRALHGAPPMLGFLHNEYRRGNRFVSTSTFRRPASHDHRDCHVLDSRHGLALLYAPGYHAPFDVCDLVTDNWREIDDDPKCHDIMHWPGDDPDDYYNGSIHCNATVFCAIDRCDHLDCHGGPFLVALVGSADEGSITLATVYSSETHQWSDMISVQTPGLQIDTGGRTAVVGNNKVYVPNYEGDSVVEYNIREQQLSVIKAPEILDQGYLDLLGVEDGMLLFASVRKPRLYLWSMEAGPGGAAAWARRRVVELEPLLPPHALLDMSSSDVWTVGFAEGVRVIFLRTPAGLYAVELNSGRANKMGEFSIEKVMPYTRFCIGAWGRLPASDEAPQAVAGGTMM